In Aphanothece sacrum FPU1, a single window of DNA contains:
- a CDS encoding type II toxin-antitoxin system HicB family antitoxin gives MDAIKIKSLIKRTVLLYPGEDGYFIAEVPSLPGCISQGKTRQKALENIQEAIELYIESLIQDGEIIPEDCYEVIKV, from the coding sequence ATGGACGCAATAAAAATAAAAAGTTTGATCAAAAGAACTGTATTGTTATATCCAGGAGAAGATGGTTATTTTATAGCAGAAGTTCCTAGCTTACCTGGTTGTATTAGTCAGGGAAAAACTCGCCAAAAAGCCCTAGAAAATATTCAAGAAGCGATTGAACTTTATATTGAATCACTAATACAAGATGGAGAGATTATTCCTGAAGATTGCTATGAAGTGATTAAGGTATAA
- a CDS encoding type II toxin-antitoxin system HicA family toxin, translating to MSSLPVISGKECVKAFTKIGFVVNSQKGSHIIIVRQTPKTRLSVPNHKELDRGTLRTIIRQAGLTVDEFIALL from the coding sequence ATGAGTTCATTACCTGTTATTTCTGGGAAAGAATGTGTCAAAGCATTCACTAAAATTGGGTTTGTTGTCAATTCTCAAAAAGGAAGTCATATTATTATAGTGAGACAAACGCCTAAAACTCGTCTTTCTGTTCCTAATCATAAAGAATTAGATAGAGGGACATTACGAACAATTATTCGCCAAGCAGGATTAACTGTTGATGAATTTATTGCTTTATTATAA
- a CDS encoding DedA family protein, with product MHLDLPELIKSLGYFGVWAIIFAESGLMIGFFLPGDSLLFTAGFIASLGYLNVFVLIFGAFICAVLGDNVGYATGFRFGRKLFLRDDSRFFKKKYLMQTQAFYEKYGKKTIVLARFIPIVRTFAPIVAGTAAMHYKTFLTYNLLGGFFWTVGVTSLGVFLGRIIPEDKIDHYLLPIIVAIIVISLLPSVWHLIQEKRKS from the coding sequence ATGCACTTAGATTTACCGGAATTGATTAAATCGTTAGGTTACTTTGGCGTTTGGGCCATTATTTTTGCTGAGTCGGGGTTGATGATTGGCTTTTTTCTACCTGGAGATAGTTTACTATTTACGGCTGGTTTTATTGCTTCTTTAGGATACCTCAATGTTTTTGTCTTGATTTTTGGGGCGTTTATCTGTGCTGTTTTAGGGGATAATGTTGGCTATGCTACAGGTTTCCGCTTTGGACGTAAATTATTTCTCCGAGATGATTCTAGATTTTTTAAGAAAAAATACTTGATGCAAACCCAAGCTTTTTATGAAAAGTATGGCAAAAAAACTATTGTTTTAGCGCGATTTATACCTATTGTTCGCACTTTTGCTCCCATTGTGGCAGGAACGGCCGCTATGCACTATAAAACTTTCCTGACCTATAATTTGCTAGGAGGATTTTTTTGGACGGTGGGAGTTACCTCCCTTGGCGTATTTCTTGGTCGCATCATTCCTGAAGACAAAATAGATCATTATTTACTGCCTATTATTGTTGCAATTATTGTGATTTCTTTGTTGCCTTCGGTTTGGCATTTAATTCAAGAAAAAAGAAAATCTTAA
- the accC gene encoding acetyl-CoA carboxylase biotin carboxylase subunit, which yields MQFSKILIANRGEIALRILHSCEELGIATVAVHSTIDRHALHVQLADESVCIGPPASSKSYLNIPNIIAAALTRNVSAIHPGYGFLAENARFAEICADHKITFIGPTPEAIRLMGDKSTAKKTMQKAGVPTVPGSWGIIDSDKEGLSIARDMGYPVIVKATAGGGGRGMRLVREDSEFTRLFLAAQGEAEAAFGNAGVYIEKFIERPRHIEFQILADSYGHVIHLGERDCSIQRRHQKLLEEAPSPFLTPELRLKMGDAAVKAAQCIDYVGAGTVEFLVDSEGNFYFMEMNTRIQVEHPVTEMITGLDLITEQIHIAQGERLTLQQDQVQLKGHAIECRINAEDPNLNFRPHPGKISGYLPPGGPGVRMDSHVYTDYEIPPYYDSLIGKLIVWGPDRPTAIKRMKRALKECAITGIPTTIEFHKRVLETPAFLAGDIYTNFVTEHMLNK from the coding sequence ATGCAATTTTCCAAAATCCTGATTGCCAATCGCGGGGAGATCGCCTTACGAATTTTACATAGCTGTGAAGAATTAGGCATCGCCACAGTCGCCGTCCACTCTACTATAGACCGTCACGCCCTCCACGTTCAGTTGGCGGATGAGAGTGTGTGTATTGGCCCGCCAGCGAGTAGTAAAAGTTATCTCAATATTCCTAATATTATTGCGGCGGCCCTCACTCGTAATGTGAGCGCAATTCATCCAGGTTATGGTTTTTTGGCGGAAAATGCCCGATTTGCGGAAATTTGTGCTGATCACAAAATTACTTTTATTGGCCCTACTCCTGAAGCAATTCGTTTGATGGGAGATAAATCTACCGCTAAAAAAACAATGCAAAAAGCTGGAGTTCCCACCGTACCAGGGAGTTGGGGCATTATTGACAGTGACAAAGAAGGTCTAAGTATTGCCCGTGATATGGGTTATCCCGTGATTGTTAAAGCGACTGCAGGAGGTGGGGGACGAGGAATGCGTCTGGTACGAGAAGATAGCGAATTTACACGGTTGTTTTTGGCGGCCCAAGGGGAAGCAGAGGCAGCTTTTGGTAATGCAGGGGTTTATATCGAAAAATTTATCGAACGGCCCCGTCATATTGAGTTTCAAATATTAGCAGATAGTTACGGCCACGTGATTCATTTAGGAGAGAGAGATTGTTCGATACAACGTCGCCATCAAAAACTGCTTGAAGAAGCCCCTAGTCCCTTTTTAACCCCTGAATTACGCTTAAAAATGGGAGATGCTGCGGTTAAAGCGGCCCAGTGCATTGATTATGTGGGAGCAGGAACGGTAGAATTTTTAGTCGATAGTGAAGGAAATTTTTATTTTATGGAGATGAATACCCGGATTCAAGTAGAACATCCGGTGACGGAAATGATTACGGGATTGGATTTAATTACAGAACAAATTCATATTGCCCAGGGGGAAAGATTAACGTTACAACAAGATCAAGTACAACTTAAAGGCCATGCGATTGAATGTCGTATTAATGCTGAAGATCCTAATCTGAATTTTAGACCCCATCCTGGTAAAATTAGCGGTTATTTGCCCCCTGGTGGCCCTGGAGTTAGAATGGATTCTCATGTTTATACGGATTATGAAATTCCCCCTTATTATGATTCTTTGATTGGCAAATTAATTGTTTGGGGGCCTGATCGTCCTACTGCTATTAAACGCATGAAACGGGCTTTAAAAGAATGTGCTATTACGGGGATTCCAACAACAATTGAATTTCATAAAAGAGTGTTAGAAACTCCTGCTTTTTTAGCAGGTGATATCTACACTAATTTTGTGACAGAACATATGCTTAATAAATAG
- a CDS encoding ABC transporter ATP-binding protein, whose product MSSIIVQNLSKCYQVAVKKPGLKGTLTHFFHRNYREIKAVQNISFRIESGEMVGFLGANGAGKTTTLKMLTGLIYPSEGSITVAGYIPFRRQTPFLTKMSLVMGQKQQLLWDLPALDSLRINGAVYQIPEKIFQKRLEELAQMLDIKDKLTQPVRKLSLGERMKAELLAALLHHPQVLFLDEPTLGLDVNAQATIRTFLKEYNQRYQATILLTSHYMADITALCQRVLLIHQGELIYDGSLEQLVERFAPYREIKVELANPLSSQELAQYGEIEVLEGPEVRFLVQRDKLTTTLAKILSQLDVIDLNVTDPPIEEIIGRLFQSGNVNVN is encoded by the coding sequence ATGTCAAGTATTATTGTCCAAAATTTAAGTAAATGCTATCAAGTAGCGGTTAAGAAACCTGGACTTAAAGGAACATTAACCCATTTTTTCCATCGGAATTATCGAGAAATAAAAGCAGTTCAAAATATTTCTTTTAGGATTGAAAGTGGAGAAATGGTAGGATTTTTAGGTGCAAATGGGGCGGGAAAAACCACTACCTTAAAAATGTTAACAGGGTTAATTTATCCCTCAGAAGGAAGCATTACGGTGGCCGGTTATATTCCTTTTCGTCGTCAGACTCCATTTCTCACAAAAATGAGTTTAGTGATGGGACAAAAACAACAATTACTTTGGGATTTACCTGCTTTAGATTCTTTGAGAATTAATGGAGCAGTTTATCAAATTCCTGAGAAAATTTTTCAGAAAAGGCTAGAAGAATTAGCTCAAATGTTAGATATAAAAGATAAGTTAACTCAGCCTGTTCGTAAGCTTTCTTTAGGGGAAAGAATGAAAGCAGAGTTATTAGCTGCTCTTTTACATCATCCTCAAGTTTTATTTTTAGATGAACCCACATTAGGATTAGATGTAAATGCACAGGCAACTATTAGAACCTTTTTAAAAGAATATAATCAAAGGTATCAAGCGACTATTTTGTTAACCAGTCACTACATGGCGGATATTACCGCTTTATGTCAACGAGTTTTGCTAATTCATCAAGGAGAATTAATCTATGACGGCAGTTTAGAACAACTTGTAGAAAGATTTGCTCCTTATCGAGAAATCAAAGTAGAATTAGCCAATCCTTTATCTTCTCAAGAGTTAGCCCAATATGGAGAAATAGAAGTATTAGAAGGACCAGAGGTGCGGTTTTTAGTTCAACGAGACAAACTAACCACAACCCTCGCCAAAATTTTATCCCAATTAGACGTAATTGATCTTAATGTCACTGATCCACCCATAGAGGAGATTATTGGCCGTCTGTTTCAATCGGGAAATGTTAATGTTAATTAA
- the efp gene encoding elongation factor P, whose protein sequence is MISSNDFRSGVTIVIDGSVWRVIEFLHVKPGKGSAFVRTKLKNAQTGSVVERTFRAGETVPQATLEKRTMQHTYKEGEQYVFMDMETFEERTLSPETMGDAVKYVKPEMNVDIVFWNEQVLEVQMPTSVILEVTETDPGLKGDTATGGSKPAIVETGAQIMVPLFITTGEKIKVDTRDGSYLGRE, encoded by the coding sequence ATGATTTCTAGTAACGATTTTCGGAGCGGTGTCACCATTGTTATAGATGGGTCTGTGTGGCGGGTCATCGAATTCTTGCACGTCAAACCAGGTAAAGGATCTGCGTTTGTCCGCACTAAATTAAAAAATGCCCAAACCGGAAGCGTAGTGGAACGTACCTTCCGTGCAGGGGAAACCGTCCCCCAAGCTACGTTAGAAAAACGTACTATGCAGCATACCTATAAAGAAGGTGAACAGTACGTCTTTATGGATATGGAAACTTTTGAAGAACGTACCCTATCTCCTGAAACAATGGGGGATGCGGTAAAGTACGTTAAACCAGAAATGAACGTAGACATCGTTTTCTGGAATGAGCAGGTATTAGAAGTTCAAATGCCTACTTCCGTTATCCTAGAAGTTACTGAAACAGATCCAGGACTTAAAGGAGATACTGCTACCGGGGGATCGAAACCCGCTATCGTAGAAACTGGGGCCCAAATTATGGTTCCTCTGTTTATTACCACTGGGGAAAAAATTAAAGTAGATACCCGCGATGGTTCTTATTTAGGACGAGAATAA
- the accB gene encoding acetyl-CoA carboxylase biotin carboxyl carrier protein: MSINFNELRELLGAIAQTDIEEVTLKTDTFELKIRRGGNVTPSLPSIATPAPVVVTPTTPPPSVITATPVEPPTPSPVEKKWVAITSPMVGTFYRAPAPDEAAFVEVGDRIGNGQTVCIIEAMKLMNEIEAEVTGQIMEIVVANGEPVEYGQTLMWANPS; this comes from the coding sequence GTGTCGATCAACTTCAATGAACTTCGAGAATTATTAGGGGCGATCGCTCAGACGGATATTGAGGAAGTCACCTTAAAAACGGATACTTTTGAATTAAAGATTCGTCGAGGGGGTAATGTGACTCCTTCTTTGCCTTCTATAGCGACACCAGCACCAGTGGTAGTCACGCCTACAACCCCTCCTCCCTCTGTGATAACCGCCACCCCTGTTGAACCCCCTACCCCTTCTCCAGTGGAGAAAAAATGGGTGGCTATTACTTCGCCGATGGTAGGTACATTTTATCGCGCTCCGGCACCTGATGAGGCTGCTTTTGTCGAAGTAGGCGATCGCATAGGTAATGGCCAAACGGTTTGTATTATTGAAGCGATGAAGTTAATGAATGAAATAGAGGCCGAAGTAACGGGCCAAATTATGGAAATTGTAGTCGCTAATGGGGAACCTGTCGAATATGGTCAGACCTTAATGTGGGCCAATCCTAGTTAG
- a CDS encoding type II toxin-antitoxin system HigB family toxin: MHLISAGKLKQAASKYPEVTKIVKAFCQTIKKAQWKNLIELQQAYKDAESVGNFTVLNIKGNTYRLILDIDYQEQVVYFKYFLTHAEYDKEQWKNDPYFQ, from the coding sequence ATGCACTTAATTTCAGCAGGTAAACTCAAACAGGCAGCATCAAAATACCCCGAAGTGACTAAAATTGTCAAAGCCTTTTGCCAAACTATCAAAAAAGCTCAATGGAAAAACCTTATTGAACTGCAACAAGCTTATAAAGATGCTGAATCGGTAGGAAATTTCACTGTTTTGAATATTAAAGGGAATACATATCGTCTGATTCTCGATATTGATTATCAAGAACAAGTCGTCTATTTTAAATATTTTTTAACTCATGCAGAATATGATAAGGAGCAATGGAAGAATGACCCTTACTTTCAATAA
- a CDS encoding helix-turn-helix domain-containing protein yields MTLTFNKKSYLKLLEETKIIPKIIETEAEYQDYLTVAENLISKKDNRTPEETTLFRLLVKLIEDYEEQYYSLEDWSHLPPHEILQHLLESSETQQAHLVEVIGSDRELISALVNGQQTISVEQAKKLGVYFKVAPSLFIES; encoded by the coding sequence ATGACCCTTACTTTCAATAAAAAAAGTTACCTAAAACTTTTAGAGGAAACGAAGATTATTCCGAAGATAATTGAGACAGAGGCTGAATATCAGGACTACTTAACTGTTGCCGAAAACCTGATTTCCAAGAAAGATAACCGTACTCCAGAAGAAACAACCTTATTTCGCTTACTGGTCAAATTAATAGAAGACTATGAAGAACAATATTATTCGTTAGAAGATTGGAGCCACCTCCCACCCCATGAAATTTTACAACATCTTTTAGAATCTAGTGAGACTCAACAAGCACATTTAGTCGAAGTGATTGGTTCTGACCGTGAGTTGATTTCAGCCCTAGTTAATGGTCAACAAACAATTAGTGTTGAACAAGCAAAAAAATTAGGAGTATATTTTAAGGTTGCACCTAGTTTATTTATTGAGTCTTAG
- a CDS encoding Uma2 family endonuclease: MVQILTKTYSFEEYLNYDDGTDNKYELVNGELKLIPTASGFHVLILHLIFNILEQEIDKLKQQWKVMPGTVGVRTSKNKSRIPDLIILSESQCQDIREMSTAVLESPPMLAVEIVSPGNSDDDYRYKRSEYAVREIPEYWIIDPEAKKVSVLLLVSGFYEVTEFTEEQDIKSLLFPDLKLTVKQVFDI, encoded by the coding sequence ATGGTTCAAATACTAACTAAAACTTATTCTTTTGAAGAATATCTCAACTATGATGATGGGACAGACAACAAGTATGAATTAGTTAATGGAGAGTTAAAACTTATTCCAACTGCTAGTGGTTTTCATGTTTTGATATTACATTTAATTTTTAATATTTTAGAGCAAGAAATTGACAAATTAAAACAGCAGTGGAAAGTTATGCCAGGAACAGTCGGTGTCAGAACTTCTAAGAATAAATCAAGAATTCCTGATTTAATTATTTTGTCGGAAAGTCAATGTCAAGATATTCGAGAAATGTCTACAGCAGTTTTAGAATCTCCTCCTATGTTAGCAGTGGAAATTGTTAGTCCAGGAAATTCAGATGATGACTATCGTTATAAGCGTTCTGAATATGCGGTTAGAGAAATACCTGAATATTGGATTATTGATCCAGAGGCAAAAAAAGTATCAGTATTATTGTTAGTTTCTGGGTTTTATGAAGTGACAGAATTTACAGAAGAACAAGATATTAAATCTTTGCTTTTTCCTGATTTAAAGTTAACTGTTAAACAAGTTTTTGATATATAA